In the Telopea speciosissima isolate NSW1024214 ecotype Mountain lineage chromosome 2, Tspe_v1, whole genome shotgun sequence genome, one interval contains:
- the LOC122650689 gene encoding uncharacterized mitochondrial protein AtMg00860-like yields the protein MVLQWLREKKLYAKFSKCEFWLSQVAFLGHVVSAEGIKVAPRKVKAVMEWEAAKNAGEIYSFLGLADYYRRFIENFSRISAPMTKLTQKRVNFVWSDESEKSFQELKQKLSSAPVLTLPDGTGGMIVYCDGSRLGLGCMLMQN from the coding sequence ATGGTATTGCAGTGGTTGAGAGAGAAAAAGTTGTATGCAAAGTTTagcaagtgtgagttttggctctcACAAGTGGCCTTCCTAGGCCATGTGGTTTCAGCTGAAGGGATTAAAGTTGCTCCGAGAAAGGTAAAGGCTGTAATGGAATGGGAAGCAGCAAAGAATGCGGGAGAgatctatagttttttggggtTGGCCGATTATTATCGACgctttattgagaacttctcacgCATATCTGCCCCCATGACCAAATTAACCCAAAAGAGAGTAAATTTTGTTTGGTCCGATGAATccgagaagagttttcaagagTTGAAGCAAAAGTTGAGTTCTGCACCAGTCTTGACATTACCTGATGGTACAGGAGGGATGATTGTCTATTGTGATGGTTCAAGATTGGGATTGGGATGCATGTTGATGCAGAATTGA